From the Priestia koreensis genome, one window contains:
- a CDS encoding protoporphyrinogen oxidase has product MKRIVIIGGGITGLTTMYDLQGLKNQQNLDIELVLVEKNDHLGGKIHTVEQDDFLMETGADSIVTRNESVAPLVKDLQLEDEVVYNATGSSYLYSHGALHKIPEDTIFGIPTNVDSLFSSTLVSQEGKERALQDLESENSAFTVDSPIGSFLKTFLGDELVENQIAPVLSGVYSGDLDKLTLATTLPYLVDYKNRYGSIIKGLGANKERFQKSGNKKFLSFRNGLSTIIDRLEEKVSESTILKRTTTTSIQKMGEKYMISFDNHEKMEADYVVLATPHDVAQAILKDSVLDQHFNQMKNSSLTSVYIGFDVPDEELPANGTGFIVSNGSDLSCNACTWSSRKWTHTSKKRRLLVRLFYKSTNPAYERLIKLPKEAFIEEALSDVKKSLGIKTSPASVEVTYWNNLMPNYTLDHKQALQSLTEEMKMHFPNILLAGCSYYGVGIGACIQNGRDTAKEIQSSLTCL; this is encoded by the coding sequence ATGAAACGAATCGTAATTATAGGAGGAGGCATCACAGGCCTCACGACTATGTACGACTTACAAGGGTTAAAAAATCAGCAAAACCTTGATATAGAACTTGTATTAGTTGAAAAAAATGACCATTTAGGTGGGAAAATTCACACCGTGGAGCAAGATGACTTTTTAATGGAGACCGGAGCAGATTCCATTGTCACACGAAATGAGAGCGTTGCGCCGCTTGTAAAAGATCTGCAGCTAGAGGACGAAGTCGTCTACAATGCGACAGGGTCTTCTTATCTTTATTCTCACGGGGCACTGCACAAAATTCCAGAGGATACGATTTTCGGTATTCCAACGAATGTAGACTCTCTTTTTAGCAGCACGCTCGTTTCGCAGGAAGGAAAGGAGCGAGCGCTACAAGATTTAGAATCAGAAAACAGTGCGTTCACGGTTGATAGTCCAATTGGCTCGTTTTTAAAAACGTTTCTTGGCGATGAGCTTGTTGAAAACCAAATTGCCCCCGTCTTATCAGGCGTGTACTCTGGTGATTTGGATAAACTAACCCTTGCGACGACGCTTCCTTACTTAGTCGACTATAAAAATCGATATGGTAGCATCATTAAAGGGCTCGGGGCAAACAAAGAGCGCTTTCAAAAGTCTGGAAACAAAAAGTTTCTCTCCTTTCGTAATGGTCTATCAACGATTATTGATCGACTAGAAGAAAAGGTCAGCGAGTCGACGATTTTAAAACGAACAACGACAACCTCCATTCAAAAGATGGGTGAGAAATATATGATTTCATTCGACAATCATGAAAAAATGGAAGCAGATTATGTGGTTCTCGCAACGCCCCATGATGTCGCACAAGCTATCTTAAAGGATAGCGTACTTGATCAACATTTTAATCAGATGAAAAACTCGTCGCTGACAAGCGTCTACATTGGCTTTGACGTACCAGATGAGGAACTTCCTGCGAACGGAACGGGTTTTATCGTATCAAATGGGAGCGATCTTTCTTGTAATGCATGTACATGGTCAAGTAGAAAATGGACGCATACGTCTAAAAAGCGTCGCTTGCTTGTGCGTTTGTTTTATAAAAGTACGAACCCTGCCTACGAGCGCTTAATTAAGTTGCCAAAAGAGGCGTTTATCGAAGAAGCGCTGAGCGACGTGAAGAAAAGTCTCGGTATTAAAACAAGTCCAGCATCGGTTGAAGTGACATATTGGAACAATCTCATGCCGAACTATACGCTTGATCATAAGCAAGCTCTTCAATCGTTGACGGAGGAGATGAAGATGCATTTCCCAAATATCCTGTTAGCCGGCTGTTCCTATTACGGCGTAGGAATTGGAGCATGTATTCAAAATGGTCGTGATACTGCGAAAGAAATTCAAAGTTCTTTGACGTGTTTATAG
- a CDS encoding GNAT family N-acetyltransferase, producing the protein MSIVTVNTSEQLKDAFSIRKAVFIDEQHVPEAEEFDEFDQLDGSCDHILVYYDRQPVGTGRVRMIGDVGKLERICILEPYRKFGLGKGIIAALEELAKRRQATSVKLHGQTQAEGFYHKLGYETISEPFIEADIPHVCMTKSFI; encoded by the coding sequence ATGAGTATTGTGACAGTCAACACAAGTGAACAACTAAAGGATGCCTTCTCCATTCGCAAAGCCGTCTTTATTGACGAACAGCACGTACCAGAAGCGGAAGAGTTTGATGAATTTGATCAGCTTGATGGCTCATGTGACCATATTTTAGTGTACTATGATCGTCAACCGGTAGGAACAGGTCGTGTGCGCATGATCGGTGATGTAGGAAAGCTTGAACGTATTTGCATATTAGAGCCTTATCGCAAATTCGGTTTAGGAAAAGGCATTATTGCGGCGTTAGAGGAGCTAGCTAAAAGAAGACAAGCGACCTCTGTTAAGCTGCACGGACAAACGCAGGCAGAAGGCTTTTACCACAAGCTTGGCTATGAAACCATATCAGAGCCGTTCATTGAAGCAGATATTCCACACGTTTGTATGACCAAGAGCTTTATTTAA
- a CDS encoding GNAT family N-acetyltransferase, with the protein MTTKSKGLLLEHAEIDCLTSRLTAMQQLPGNPMNVEIQQFGRATAFSVQSIPGPSFNTVKGLQDGDESYVPDILAFYKEKGIPVRFELTPAHVSSDLLTYLAKKGFYQHDFHTSFYKPLIKEEAQMNASVSVRELREDEFSLFGELYTKGFSMPPFLANGVASNNQILFGKEGWSFYVAEANGEPAGIGVLFLKDGMATMAAAATIPEQRRKGVQTALIQKRLAESLNQECYLAVSQARFGSVSHANMERMGFQIGYTKTIWIQE; encoded by the coding sequence ATGACAACGAAAAGCAAAGGCTTGTTGCTAGAGCATGCTGAGATTGATTGTTTAACATCGCGTCTTACTGCGATGCAACAACTCCCAGGAAACCCGATGAATGTTGAGATTCAACAATTTGGACGTGCAACTGCTTTTTCTGTTCAAAGCATCCCAGGTCCAAGCTTTAATACCGTAAAAGGTTTACAAGACGGAGATGAATCGTATGTGCCAGACATTCTTGCTTTTTATAAAGAAAAGGGGATACCCGTTCGCTTTGAACTAACGCCTGCACATGTCTCGTCTGACTTATTGACCTATTTAGCTAAAAAAGGCTTTTATCAGCATGATTTTCATACCTCGTTTTATAAGCCGCTCATAAAAGAAGAAGCACAAATGAATGCGTCCGTTTCCGTTCGAGAATTAAGAGAAGATGAATTTTCTCTATTTGGTGAATTGTATACAAAAGGATTTTCAATGCCGCCTTTTTTAGCAAATGGGGTAGCTTCAAACAATCAAATCCTATTTGGAAAAGAAGGATGGTCGTTTTATGTTGCAGAAGCAAACGGGGAACCAGCGGGAATTGGCGTCTTATTTTTGAAAGATGGAATGGCGACGATGGCTGCTGCTGCAACAATTCCTGAACAGCGCAGAAAAGGTGTGCAAACGGCCCTAATACAAAAGCGATTAGCAGAATCGCTTAATCAAGAGTGTTATTTAGCTGTTAGCCAGGCAAGGTTTGGTTCAGTAAGTCATGCCAATATGGAACGTATGGGCTTTCAGATTGGGTATACGAAAACGATTTGGATTCAAGAGTAA
- a CDS encoding antibiotic biosynthesis monooxygenase family protein gives MTSHFSDYYAVIFTSTRTPMQKGYEEMAIKMVELAEQQKGFLGIESAQDSSLGITISYWRSLEDINQWRNHAAHKVAQEKGKSEWYDSFSLRVCKIEREHHFKRERLE, from the coding sequence ATGACGAGTCATTTTTCAGACTATTACGCAGTGATTTTCACCTCTACTCGCACGCCCATGCAAAAAGGATACGAGGAAATGGCGATTAAAATGGTGGAACTTGCGGAGCAGCAAAAAGGGTTTTTAGGGATTGAAAGTGCACAGGATTCCTCACTTGGCATTACCATATCCTATTGGCGATCATTAGAAGATATTAATCAATGGAGAAATCATGCAGCTCACAAAGTGGCACAAGAAAAAGGGAAAAGCGAATGGTACGACTCGTTTTCACTACGCGTATGTAAGATAGAGCGTGAACATCATTTTAAGAGAGAGAGGCTAGAGTAG
- a CDS encoding AraC family transcriptional regulator has translation MGWVEGIQRAIAYMEGHLLEEVSIEEIAREAHSSAFHFQRTFSLLTDISVGEYMRRRRLTLAAEDLTRSDIKIIDLALKYGYDTPESFSKAFKKQHGIKPSEARKNARNLKSYNRLTIQVSIKGAEPMNYKIVEKESFQVVGLRRPFSVKNGENLSGIPAFWNEVNGNKTDATLFQLNDGVVKGVLGVCDTKEESPLMDYWIATAHEGEAPDPFESLEIPASKWAIFEVRGPMPDAMQNTWKKIIQEWFPSNSYRHAGTPELEVYTDEDPTSPNLYSEIWIPVK, from the coding sequence ATGGGATGGGTTGAAGGAATACAGCGAGCAATTGCATACATGGAAGGCCATTTACTTGAGGAGGTGTCGATAGAGGAAATCGCAAGAGAAGCCCACTCTTCTGCTTTCCACTTTCAGCGCACATTTTCTCTTCTTACCGATATCTCGGTTGGAGAATATATGAGAAGGCGACGCTTAACCCTTGCCGCAGAGGACTTAACACGAAGCGATATCAAAATCATTGATCTTGCGCTTAAGTATGGGTACGATACGCCCGAATCGTTTTCAAAAGCCTTTAAAAAGCAGCATGGCATTAAACCAAGTGAAGCAAGAAAAAATGCTAGAAACTTAAAATCATATAATCGCTTAACGATTCAAGTAAGCATAAAAGGAGCCGAACCGATGAATTATAAAATCGTAGAAAAAGAAAGCTTTCAAGTTGTTGGATTACGTCGTCCGTTTTCAGTGAAAAATGGAGAAAACCTGAGTGGAATTCCAGCCTTTTGGAATGAAGTGAATGGAAATAAAACGGATGCAACGTTATTTCAGTTAAATGATGGGGTGGTAAAGGGCGTACTTGGCGTTTGTGATACGAAGGAAGAATCCCCTCTCATGGATTATTGGATCGCTACTGCTCATGAGGGTGAAGCACCAGATCCATTTGAATCTCTCGAAATCCCGGCATCCAAATGGGCCATCTTTGAGGTGCGTGGACCAATGCCTGATGCGATGCAAAATACGTGGAAGAAAATTATCCAAGAATGGTTTCCATCAAACAGCTATCGCCATGCTGGTACACCAGAACTTGAAGTGTATACGGATGAAGATCCAACGAGTCCTAATCTGTACTCTGAAATTTGGATTCCTGTCAAATGA
- a CDS encoding BtrH N-terminal domain-containing protein, whose product MTNYQGNGAYCYANGGSMLLASIDETVSPSLLEVASGFSLGASLVRHNLLHFDQAMSSPDQALNRAFHHLGFQVAENVKDKDAPMPIAELTEALKNGPALLGPLDMGMLTYLPNHPFLHGCDHYVLAIKIEGDRLLLHDPAGYPYVWFPIAQLENAWRAKSITWSSGAYRYWTSPKRMEAPSNEVLAQRLLSFYEEIYRCHQKEHQAGSSIIYQKATDMKRDLVSMGEKEHLRHFAFPVGARRALDFSQFFQQSSPTFSSLKKAQAEIFGECYTYASYEDWRMVGETLEKLSGVEEEIERLFGDKAES is encoded by the coding sequence ATGACGAATTATCAAGGAAACGGCGCTTATTGCTATGCAAACGGAGGGTCTATGCTTTTAGCTTCCATTGACGAAACCGTATCTCCTTCTCTTCTCGAGGTGGCAAGCGGATTCTCACTTGGTGCGAGCTTGGTACGCCATAACCTTCTTCATTTTGACCAAGCTATGAGCAGCCCTGATCAGGCGCTAAACCGTGCTTTTCATCATTTAGGATTTCAAGTTGCAGAAAACGTTAAAGACAAAGATGCGCCTATGCCCATTGCCGAACTAACTGAAGCATTAAAAAACGGACCGGCTCTTTTAGGTCCTCTTGATATGGGGATGCTGACCTATTTGCCCAATCACCCCTTTCTTCATGGCTGTGATCACTACGTACTCGCTATTAAGATAGAAGGTGATCGCCTTCTCCTTCACGATCCTGCCGGCTATCCGTACGTTTGGTTTCCGATTGCCCAGCTAGAAAATGCGTGGAGAGCGAAAAGCATTACGTGGAGCAGCGGTGCTTATCGCTATTGGACATCCCCGAAACGAATGGAAGCTCCGTCTAATGAAGTGCTCGCTCAGCGCCTGCTATCTTTTTACGAAGAAATATATCGTTGTCATCAAAAAGAGCATCAAGCAGGTAGTTCAATCATTTATCAAAAAGCAACAGACATGAAGAGAGATCTGGTGTCCATGGGAGAAAAAGAGCACCTCAGACACTTCGCCTTCCCTGTCGGAGCACGACGAGCACTTGATTTTTCTCAGTTTTTTCAACAATCCTCTCCTACTTTTTCTTCGCTAAAAAAAGCACAGGCTGAGATCTTCGGTGAGTGCTATACGTATGCCTCTTATGAAGATTGGCGGATGGTTGGTGAAACGTTGGAGAAGCTTAGTGGAGTTGAAGAAGAGATTGAAAGGTTATTTGGAGATAAGGCTGAGTCTTGA
- a CDS encoding SDR family oxidoreductase: protein MNHLSKIAIVTGASRPNGIGAALCRELARKGIHIFFTYLPHYDVQTGYDDVQDNWAEIFTKELLQYGIRVGSMEIDLSTANAPTLLLDEVERTLGTANVLINNATHCEEVSYKELTTDIIARHCAVNITGPTVLSAEFAKRIERVGFGRIVNFVSGQDKSPEPGNLAYVTTKGAISAFTKTLALELAPYHVTVNAVDPGPTDSGWMSQEIKSFLQPKFPTGRIGTPDDAARLVGFLVSDDARWITGQIIHSDGGFID, encoded by the coding sequence ATGAATCATTTATCTAAAATAGCGATTGTTACGGGTGCCAGCAGGCCGAATGGAATTGGTGCGGCACTGTGCCGGGAACTTGCAAGAAAGGGAATTCATATTTTCTTTACGTATCTTCCCCACTACGATGTTCAAACTGGTTATGATGATGTTCAGGACAACTGGGCAGAGATCTTTACGAAAGAACTATTGCAATATGGCATTCGTGTCGGAAGCATGGAAATTGATTTGTCGACTGCAAATGCCCCTACGCTTCTTCTAGATGAGGTTGAGCGTACGCTTGGTACTGCGAACGTTCTCATTAACAACGCAACACACTGTGAAGAAGTAAGCTACAAGGAACTTACAACTGATATTATCGCAAGGCACTGTGCCGTAAATATTACGGGTCCTACCGTGCTTTCAGCGGAATTTGCCAAGCGGATTGAGAGGGTTGGATTCGGGCGAATTGTGAACTTTGTTTCCGGTCAGGATAAAAGTCCAGAGCCTGGAAATCTCGCATACGTCACAACAAAAGGAGCCATTTCAGCTTTTACGAAAACCCTTGCGCTAGAGCTTGCTCCTTATCATGTTACGGTAAACGCCGTTGACCCAGGTCCGACCGATTCTGGGTGGATGTCTCAGGAAATCAAGAGCTTTTTACAGCCAAAGTTTCCAACGGGCCGAATCGGTACGCCTGACGATGCAGCCCGACTTGTTGGGTTTTTAGTGAGTGACGACGCTAGATGGATTACTGGACAAATTATTCACTCAGACGGTGGATTTATAGATTAA
- a CDS encoding NUDIX hydrolase — protein sequence MGYIMELRKVVGSRPLLMVAANVILLDSQNRILLQLRTDNNCWALSGGSLEIDETLEEAAKREVYEETGLVVNKLTLFHTFSGKEFYYEYPNGDQVYNVVSTYICRDYEGELNPDPVEVKDLRFFSLDELPSEISPPERPIIERFLKLYHTK from the coding sequence ATCGGCTACATAATGGAGCTTCGAAAAGTAGTTGGAAGTCGTCCGCTCCTCATGGTTGCGGCAAACGTCATTTTATTAGATTCACAGAATCGTATTTTGTTACAGCTACGAACAGACAATAACTGCTGGGCACTTTCAGGTGGATCATTAGAAATTGATGAAACGCTTGAGGAAGCAGCAAAGCGCGAGGTTTATGAGGAGACAGGGCTTGTAGTGAATAAGCTTACCCTCTTCCACACGTTTTCAGGGAAAGAGTTTTATTATGAGTATCCAAACGGCGATCAAGTGTATAACGTAGTCTCTACGTACATTTGCCGGGACTATGAGGGAGAGTTGAATCCTGATCCGGTTGAAGTAAAGGATTTGAGGTTTTTCTCCCTTGACGAGCTTCCATCAGAGATTAGTCCTCCTGAGCGCCCCATCATTGAACGATTCTTAAAGCTTTATCACACGAAGTAA
- a CDS encoding GNAT family N-acetyltransferase translates to MDDFPSILKWSKDVAFCVANGWGVKAVQALLPYAKKQLAIRCLCTETNATNTRAQKILTKLSFQQISQNGTDMYRGEQTHLLQYEHVLKALSL, encoded by the coding sequence ATGGACGATTTTCCTTCTATTTTAAAATGGAGCAAAGACGTAGCATTCTGTGTGGCGAACGGTTGGGGCGTAAAAGCAGTACAGGCCCTCCTTCCCTATGCCAAGAAACAGCTGGCCATTCGCTGTCTTTGTACAGAAACGAATGCAACAAATACACGCGCACAAAAAATTCTTACAAAGCTTTCTTTTCAACAGATTAGCCAAAACGGAACAGACATGTATCGAGGTGAACAAACTCATCTTCTGCAGTACGAGCATGTTTTAAAAGCCCTTTCACTTTGA